A genomic stretch from Papio anubis isolate 15944 chromosome 18, Panubis1.0, whole genome shotgun sequence includes:
- the EXOC3L1 gene encoding exocyst complex component 3-like protein isoform X3 — protein sequence MDSAAKDEMQPELSPGPEWPEQERAEQLARGAALKWASGIFYRPEQLARLGQYRSREVQRTCSLEARLKSVVQSYLEGVQTGVWQLAQAIEAVQGTREALSQARGLLQGMSQALRTLQPLRERVAQYKQLQAMSHLLPRLRAVPAAVAHTQTLIDAQQFLEAYMSLRELEQLREDTWAPLGGLELPVFQGLDLLFEALGQAVEAAAGAAGKLAREDPALLVAAVRVAEVETGRITPLGQVPRDWRQRCLRALQEGLEQTHFGSPLLPAPGALPGWLEALRVALPVELATAEALVAPCCPPQYNVVQLWAHTLHSGLRRSLQHLLAGPELEAADAFALLHWALHVYLGQEMMGSLELGPEADVSQLEPLLTLENIEQLEATFVANVQASVSQWLQNALDGEVAEWGREQGPNTDPSGSYYSPMPAIVLQILEENIRVASLVSESLQQRVHGMALSELGIFLRSFSDALIRFSRDHLRGKAMVPHYVPYLLAALNHQSALSSSVSVLQLDGAPSGALAPVEAALDKLQRRICRLVLEALQVELQPLFANLPSRQWLSSPELLESVCERTGRFCRDFGRVRNPTVQLLLAEAERAVVLQYLRALMQGRLVCRGADERTQAAERLRHDAAQLQQLFLGLGLEENAHCAPVLLALRELLNLRDPALLGLEVAGLQQQFPDVSEDHVSALLGLRGDLSREQQLAALSSLQAALPPSPRASRRALFSLVPAPAPSPASCLPSGSCARARLLSE from the exons ATGGACTCAGCAGCCAAGGATGAGATGCAGCCGGAGTTGTCCCCTG GGCCTGAGTGGCCGGAGCAGGAGCGGGCAGAGCAGCTGGCCCGGGGTGCAGCGCTTAAGTGGGCCTCGGGCATCTTCTACCGGCCGGAGCAGCTGGCCAGGCTAGGCCAGTACCGCAGCCGCGAGGTGCAGCGTACCTGCTCCCTGGAAGCACGCCTCAAG TCAGTGGTGCAGTCATACCTGGAAGGCGTGCAGACTGGTGTGTGGCAGCTGGCCCAGGCCATTGAGGCGGTGCAGGGAACCCGGGAGGCCCTGAGCCAGGCCCGTGGGTTGCTCCAGGGCATGTCCCAGGCCTTACGGACTCTGCAGCCCCTACGGGAGCGGGTTGCCCAGTACAAGCAACTGCAGGCCATGTCTCACTTGCTGCCTCGGCTGCGGGCAG TGCCAGCTGCAGTGGCCCACACACAGACCCTGATTGATGCCCAACAGTTCTTGGAGGCATATATGAGCCTTCGGGAGCTGGAGCAGCTGCGAGAGGATACGTGGGCACCCCTGGGGGGCCTGGAGTTGCCAGTCTTCCAGGGGCTGGACCTTCTGTTCGAGGCACTGGGCCAGGCTGTGGAAGCAGCTGCAGGGGCCGCGGGGAAGCTGGCACGGGAGGACCCAGCCCTGCTGGTGGCTGCTGTGCGTGTGGCGGAGGTGGAGACTGGACGAATAACCCCCCTGGGCCAGGTCCCCCGGGACTGGCGGCAGCGCTGTCTGAGGGCACTACAGGAGGGCCTGGAGCAGACCCACTTTGGGTCACCTCTGCTGCCTGCGCCAGGGGCCCTACCAGGGTGGCTGGAGGCTCTGCGAGTGGCCCTGCCAGTTGAGTTGGCCACAGCTGAGGCACTAGTAGCGCCTTGCTGCCCGCCGCAGTACAATGTGGTCCAGCTATGGGCCCACACACTGCATAGCGGTCTGCGCCGCAGCCTGCAGCACCTCCTTGCAGGGCCTGAGCTGGAAGCTGCGGATGCCTTCGCCTTGCTGCACTGGGCACTGCATGTATACCTGGG GCAGGAAATGATGGGGAGCCTGGAGTTGGGGCCTGAGGCTGATGTGTCGCAGCTGGAGCCCCTCCTGACCTTGGAGAACATTGAGCAGCTGGAGGCAACATTTGTGGCCAACGTCCAG GCAAGCGTGTCCCAGTGGCTGCAGAATGCACTGGATGGGGAGGTAGCTGAGTGGGGCCGGGAGCAGGGGCCCAACACGGACCCGTCTGGCTCCTATTACTCACCAATGCCAGCCATCGTGCTGCAG ATCCTGGAAGAGAACATTCGTGTGGCCAGCCTGGTCAGTGAGTCACTACAACAGCGAGTGCATGGCATGGCACTGTCAGAACTGGGCATATTCCTGAGGAG CTTCAGTGACGCTCTGATCCGATTCTCCCGAGACCACCTCAGGGGGAAAGCAATGGTCCCTCATTACGTGCCCTACCTACTGGCCGCCCTCAACCACCAGTCAGCACTCAG CTCCTCAGTGTCTGTCCTGCAGCTGGACGGGGCGCCTTCAGGGGCCTTGGCTCCGGTGGAAGCTGCGCTGGACAAGTTACAGAGGAGGATCTGCCGCCTGGTGTTGGAGGCGCTGCAGGTGGAGCTCCAG CCCCTGTTCGCGAACCTGCCCTCGCGCCAGTGGCTGTCGAGCCCTGAGCTGCTGGAAAGTGTGTGCGAACGGACGGGGCGTTTCTGCCGGGACTTCGGGCGCGTGCGGAACCCCACGGTTCAG CTGCTACTGGCTGAGGCCGAGCGCGCAGTGGTGCTCCAGTACCTGCGCGCGCTGATGCAAGGCCGCCTGGTGTGCCGCGGAGCGGACGAGAGGACCCAGGCGGCCGAGCGCCTGCGGCACGATGCCGCCCAGCTTCAGCAGCTTTTCCTCGGTTTG GGCCTGGAGGAGAACGCGCACTGCGCGCCGGTGCTGCTCGCCCTGAGAGAGCTGCTAAACCTCCGCGACCCCGCGCTGCTGGGCCTGGAGGTGGCTGGCCTGCAGCAACAGTTTCCCGACGTGAG CGAGGACCACGTCTCCGCCCTCTTGGGCCTGCGCGGTGACTTGTCCCGGGAGCAGCAACTGGCCGCTCTCAGCTCGCTTCAGGCTGCGCTGCCGCCCTCGCCCCGCGCTAGCCGCCGCGCCCTCTTCAGCCTCGTGCCCGCCCCAGCGCCCTCGCCGGCCTCCTGCCTGCCCTCGGGGTCCTGCGCCCGTGCCCGGCTGCTCTCAGAATAA
- the EXOC3L1 gene encoding exocyst complex component 3-like protein isoform X5: MDSAAKDEMQPELSPGSSCPGPEWPEQERAEQLARGAALKWASGIFYRPEQLARLGQYRSREVQRTCSLEARLKSVVQSYLEGVQTGVWQLAQAIEAVQGTREALSQARGLLQGMSQALRTLQPLRERVAQYKQLQAMSHLLPRLRAVPAAVAHTQTLIDAQQFLEAYMSLRELEQLREDTWAPLGGLELPVFQGLDLLFEALGQAVEAAAGAAGKLAREDPALLVAAVRVAEVETGRITPLGQVPRDWRQRCLRALQEGLEQTHFGSPLLPAPGALPGWLEALRVALPVELATAEALVAPCCPPQYNVVQLWAHTLHSGLRRSLQHLLAGPELEAADAFALLHWALHVYLGQEMMGSLELGPEADVSQLEPLLTLENIEQLEATFVANVQASVSQWLQNALDGEVAEWGREQGPNTDPSGSYYSPMPAIVLQILEENIRVASLVSESLQQRVHGMALSELGIFLRSWTGRLQGPWLRWKLRWTSYRGGSAAWCWRRCRWSSRSGSFPQPLFANLPSRQWLSSPELLESVCERTGRFCRDFGRVRNPTVQLLLAEAERAVVLQYLRALMQGRLVCRGADERTQAAERLRHDAAQLQQLFLGLGLEENAHCAPVLLALRELLNLRDPALLGLEVAGLQQQFPDVSEDHVSALLGLRGDLSREQQLAALSSLQAALPPSPRASRRALFSLVPAPAPSPASCLPSGSCARARLLSE; this comes from the exons ATGGACTCAGCAGCCAAGGATGAGATGCAGCCGGAGTTGTCCCCTG GCTCTTCCTGCCCAGGGCCTGAGTGGCCGGAGCAGGAGCGGGCAGAGCAGCTGGCCCGGGGTGCAGCGCTTAAGTGGGCCTCGGGCATCTTCTACCGGCCGGAGCAGCTGGCCAGGCTAGGCCAGTACCGCAGCCGCGAGGTGCAGCGTACCTGCTCCCTGGAAGCACGCCTCAAG TCAGTGGTGCAGTCATACCTGGAAGGCGTGCAGACTGGTGTGTGGCAGCTGGCCCAGGCCATTGAGGCGGTGCAGGGAACCCGGGAGGCCCTGAGCCAGGCCCGTGGGTTGCTCCAGGGCATGTCCCAGGCCTTACGGACTCTGCAGCCCCTACGGGAGCGGGTTGCCCAGTACAAGCAACTGCAGGCCATGTCTCACTTGCTGCCTCGGCTGCGGGCAG TGCCAGCTGCAGTGGCCCACACACAGACCCTGATTGATGCCCAACAGTTCTTGGAGGCATATATGAGCCTTCGGGAGCTGGAGCAGCTGCGAGAGGATACGTGGGCACCCCTGGGGGGCCTGGAGTTGCCAGTCTTCCAGGGGCTGGACCTTCTGTTCGAGGCACTGGGCCAGGCTGTGGAAGCAGCTGCAGGGGCCGCGGGGAAGCTGGCACGGGAGGACCCAGCCCTGCTGGTGGCTGCTGTGCGTGTGGCGGAGGTGGAGACTGGACGAATAACCCCCCTGGGCCAGGTCCCCCGGGACTGGCGGCAGCGCTGTCTGAGGGCACTACAGGAGGGCCTGGAGCAGACCCACTTTGGGTCACCTCTGCTGCCTGCGCCAGGGGCCCTACCAGGGTGGCTGGAGGCTCTGCGAGTGGCCCTGCCAGTTGAGTTGGCCACAGCTGAGGCACTAGTAGCGCCTTGCTGCCCGCCGCAGTACAATGTGGTCCAGCTATGGGCCCACACACTGCATAGCGGTCTGCGCCGCAGCCTGCAGCACCTCCTTGCAGGGCCTGAGCTGGAAGCTGCGGATGCCTTCGCCTTGCTGCACTGGGCACTGCATGTATACCTGGG GCAGGAAATGATGGGGAGCCTGGAGTTGGGGCCTGAGGCTGATGTGTCGCAGCTGGAGCCCCTCCTGACCTTGGAGAACATTGAGCAGCTGGAGGCAACATTTGTGGCCAACGTCCAG GCAAGCGTGTCCCAGTGGCTGCAGAATGCACTGGATGGGGAGGTAGCTGAGTGGGGCCGGGAGCAGGGGCCCAACACGGACCCGTCTGGCTCCTATTACTCACCAATGCCAGCCATCGTGCTGCAG ATCCTGGAAGAGAACATTCGTGTGGCCAGCCTGGTCAGTGAGTCACTACAACAGCGAGTGCATGGCATGGCACTGTCAGAACTGGGCATATTCCTGAGGAG CTGGACGGGGCGCCTTCAGGGGCCTTGGCTCCGGTGGAAGCTGCGCTGGACAAGTTACAGAGGAGGATCTGCCGCCTGGTGTTGGAGGCGCTGCAGGTGGAGCTCCAG GTCTGGATCATTTCCCCAGCCCCTGTTCGCGAACCTGCCCTCGCGCCAGTGGCTGTCGAGCCCTGAGCTGCTGGAAAGTGTGTGCGAACGGACGGGGCGTTTCTGCCGGGACTTCGGGCGCGTGCGGAACCCCACGGTTCAG CTGCTACTGGCTGAGGCCGAGCGCGCAGTGGTGCTCCAGTACCTGCGCGCGCTGATGCAAGGCCGCCTGGTGTGCCGCGGAGCGGACGAGAGGACCCAGGCGGCCGAGCGCCTGCGGCACGATGCCGCCCAGCTTCAGCAGCTTTTCCTCGGTTTG GGCCTGGAGGAGAACGCGCACTGCGCGCCGGTGCTGCTCGCCCTGAGAGAGCTGCTAAACCTCCGCGACCCCGCGCTGCTGGGCCTGGAGGTGGCTGGCCTGCAGCAACAGTTTCCCGACGTGAG CGAGGACCACGTCTCCGCCCTCTTGGGCCTGCGCGGTGACTTGTCCCGGGAGCAGCAACTGGCCGCTCTCAGCTCGCTTCAGGCTGCGCTGCCGCCCTCGCCCCGCGCTAGCCGCCGCGCCCTCTTCAGCCTCGTGCCCGCCCCAGCGCCCTCGCCGGCCTCCTGCCTGCCCTCGGGGTCCTGCGCCCGTGCCCGGCTGCTCTCAGAATAA
- the EXOC3L1 gene encoding exocyst complex component 3-like protein isoform X4 — MDSAAKDEMQPELSPGSSCPGPEWPEQERAEQLARGAALKWASGIFYRPEQLARLGQYRSREVQRTCSLEARLKSVVQSYLEGVQTGVWQLAQAIEAVQGTREALSQARGLLQGMSQALRTLQPLRERVAQYKQLQAMSHLLPRLRAVPAAVAHTQTLIDAQQFLEAYMSLRELEQLREDTWAPLGGLELPVFQGLDLLFEALGQAVEAAAGAAGKLAREDPALLVAAVRVAEVETGRITPLGQVPRDWRQRCLRALQEGLEQTHFGSPLLPAPGALPGWLEALRVALPVELATAEALVAPCCPPQYNVVQLWAHTLHSGLRRSLQHLLAGPELEAADAFALLHWALHVYLGQEMMGSLELGPEADVSQLEPLLTLENIEQLEATFVANVQASVSQWLQNALDGEVAEWGREQGPNTDPSGSYYSPMPAIVLQILEENIRVASLVSESLQQRVHGMALSELGIFLRSSSVSVLQLDGAPSGALAPVEAALDKLQRRICRLVLEALQVELQPLFANLPSRQWLSSPELLESVCERTGRFCRDFGRVRNPTVQLLLAEAERAVVLQYLRALMQGRLVCRGADERTQAAERLRHDAAQLQQLFLGLGLEENAHCAPVLLALRELLNLRDPALLGLEVAGLQQQFPDVSEDHVSALLGLRGDLSREQQLAALSSLQAALPPSPRASRRALFSLVPAPAPSPASCLPSGSCARARLLSE; from the exons ATGGACTCAGCAGCCAAGGATGAGATGCAGCCGGAGTTGTCCCCTG GCTCTTCCTGCCCAGGGCCTGAGTGGCCGGAGCAGGAGCGGGCAGAGCAGCTGGCCCGGGGTGCAGCGCTTAAGTGGGCCTCGGGCATCTTCTACCGGCCGGAGCAGCTGGCCAGGCTAGGCCAGTACCGCAGCCGCGAGGTGCAGCGTACCTGCTCCCTGGAAGCACGCCTCAAG TCAGTGGTGCAGTCATACCTGGAAGGCGTGCAGACTGGTGTGTGGCAGCTGGCCCAGGCCATTGAGGCGGTGCAGGGAACCCGGGAGGCCCTGAGCCAGGCCCGTGGGTTGCTCCAGGGCATGTCCCAGGCCTTACGGACTCTGCAGCCCCTACGGGAGCGGGTTGCCCAGTACAAGCAACTGCAGGCCATGTCTCACTTGCTGCCTCGGCTGCGGGCAG TGCCAGCTGCAGTGGCCCACACACAGACCCTGATTGATGCCCAACAGTTCTTGGAGGCATATATGAGCCTTCGGGAGCTGGAGCAGCTGCGAGAGGATACGTGGGCACCCCTGGGGGGCCTGGAGTTGCCAGTCTTCCAGGGGCTGGACCTTCTGTTCGAGGCACTGGGCCAGGCTGTGGAAGCAGCTGCAGGGGCCGCGGGGAAGCTGGCACGGGAGGACCCAGCCCTGCTGGTGGCTGCTGTGCGTGTGGCGGAGGTGGAGACTGGACGAATAACCCCCCTGGGCCAGGTCCCCCGGGACTGGCGGCAGCGCTGTCTGAGGGCACTACAGGAGGGCCTGGAGCAGACCCACTTTGGGTCACCTCTGCTGCCTGCGCCAGGGGCCCTACCAGGGTGGCTGGAGGCTCTGCGAGTGGCCCTGCCAGTTGAGTTGGCCACAGCTGAGGCACTAGTAGCGCCTTGCTGCCCGCCGCAGTACAATGTGGTCCAGCTATGGGCCCACACACTGCATAGCGGTCTGCGCCGCAGCCTGCAGCACCTCCTTGCAGGGCCTGAGCTGGAAGCTGCGGATGCCTTCGCCTTGCTGCACTGGGCACTGCATGTATACCTGGG GCAGGAAATGATGGGGAGCCTGGAGTTGGGGCCTGAGGCTGATGTGTCGCAGCTGGAGCCCCTCCTGACCTTGGAGAACATTGAGCAGCTGGAGGCAACATTTGTGGCCAACGTCCAG GCAAGCGTGTCCCAGTGGCTGCAGAATGCACTGGATGGGGAGGTAGCTGAGTGGGGCCGGGAGCAGGGGCCCAACACGGACCCGTCTGGCTCCTATTACTCACCAATGCCAGCCATCGTGCTGCAG ATCCTGGAAGAGAACATTCGTGTGGCCAGCCTGGTCAGTGAGTCACTACAACAGCGAGTGCATGGCATGGCACTGTCAGAACTGGGCATATTCCTGAGGAG CTCCTCAGTGTCTGTCCTGCAGCTGGACGGGGCGCCTTCAGGGGCCTTGGCTCCGGTGGAAGCTGCGCTGGACAAGTTACAGAGGAGGATCTGCCGCCTGGTGTTGGAGGCGCTGCAGGTGGAGCTCCAG CCCCTGTTCGCGAACCTGCCCTCGCGCCAGTGGCTGTCGAGCCCTGAGCTGCTGGAAAGTGTGTGCGAACGGACGGGGCGTTTCTGCCGGGACTTCGGGCGCGTGCGGAACCCCACGGTTCAG CTGCTACTGGCTGAGGCCGAGCGCGCAGTGGTGCTCCAGTACCTGCGCGCGCTGATGCAAGGCCGCCTGGTGTGCCGCGGAGCGGACGAGAGGACCCAGGCGGCCGAGCGCCTGCGGCACGATGCCGCCCAGCTTCAGCAGCTTTTCCTCGGTTTG GGCCTGGAGGAGAACGCGCACTGCGCGCCGGTGCTGCTCGCCCTGAGAGAGCTGCTAAACCTCCGCGACCCCGCGCTGCTGGGCCTGGAGGTGGCTGGCCTGCAGCAACAGTTTCCCGACGTGAG CGAGGACCACGTCTCCGCCCTCTTGGGCCTGCGCGGTGACTTGTCCCGGGAGCAGCAACTGGCCGCTCTCAGCTCGCTTCAGGCTGCGCTGCCGCCCTCGCCCCGCGCTAGCCGCCGCGCCCTCTTCAGCCTCGTGCCCGCCCCAGCGCCCTCGCCGGCCTCCTGCCTGCCCTCGGGGTCCTGCGCCCGTGCCCGGCTGCTCTCAGAATAA
- the EXOC3L1 gene encoding exocyst complex component 3-like protein isoform X2: protein MDSAAKDEMQPELSPGSSCPGPEWPEQERAEQLARGAALKWASGIFYRPEQLARLGQYRSREVQRTCSLEARLKSVVQSYLEGVQTGVWQLAQAIEAVQGTREALSQARGLLQGMSQALRTLQPLRERVAQYKQLQAMSHLLPRLRAVPAAVAHTQTLIDAQQFLEAYMSLRELEQLREDTWAPLGGLELPVFQGLDLLFEALGQAVEAAAGAAGKLAREDPALLVAAVRVAEVETGRITPLGQVPRDWRQRCLRALQEGLEQTHFGSPLLPAPGALPGWLEALRVALPVELATAEALVAPCCPPQYNVVQLWAHTLHSGLRRSLQHLLAGPELEAADAFALLHWALHVYLGQEMMGSLELGPEADVSQLEPLLTLENIEQLEATFVANVQASVSQWLQNALDGEVAEWGREQGPNTDPSGSYYSPMPAIVLQILEENIRVASLVSESLQQRVHGMALSELGIFLRSFSDALIRFSRDHLRGKAMVPHYVPYLLAALNHQSALSWTGRLQGPWLRWKLRWTSYRGGSAAWCWRRCRWSSRSGSFPQPLFANLPSRQWLSSPELLESVCERTGRFCRDFGRVRNPTVQLLLAEAERAVVLQYLRALMQGRLVCRGADERTQAAERLRHDAAQLQQLFLGLGLEENAHCAPVLLALRELLNLRDPALLGLEVAGLQQQFPDVSEDHVSALLGLRGDLSREQQLAALSSLQAALPPSPRASRRALFSLVPAPAPSPASCLPSGSCARARLLSE from the exons ATGGACTCAGCAGCCAAGGATGAGATGCAGCCGGAGTTGTCCCCTG GCTCTTCCTGCCCAGGGCCTGAGTGGCCGGAGCAGGAGCGGGCAGAGCAGCTGGCCCGGGGTGCAGCGCTTAAGTGGGCCTCGGGCATCTTCTACCGGCCGGAGCAGCTGGCCAGGCTAGGCCAGTACCGCAGCCGCGAGGTGCAGCGTACCTGCTCCCTGGAAGCACGCCTCAAG TCAGTGGTGCAGTCATACCTGGAAGGCGTGCAGACTGGTGTGTGGCAGCTGGCCCAGGCCATTGAGGCGGTGCAGGGAACCCGGGAGGCCCTGAGCCAGGCCCGTGGGTTGCTCCAGGGCATGTCCCAGGCCTTACGGACTCTGCAGCCCCTACGGGAGCGGGTTGCCCAGTACAAGCAACTGCAGGCCATGTCTCACTTGCTGCCTCGGCTGCGGGCAG TGCCAGCTGCAGTGGCCCACACACAGACCCTGATTGATGCCCAACAGTTCTTGGAGGCATATATGAGCCTTCGGGAGCTGGAGCAGCTGCGAGAGGATACGTGGGCACCCCTGGGGGGCCTGGAGTTGCCAGTCTTCCAGGGGCTGGACCTTCTGTTCGAGGCACTGGGCCAGGCTGTGGAAGCAGCTGCAGGGGCCGCGGGGAAGCTGGCACGGGAGGACCCAGCCCTGCTGGTGGCTGCTGTGCGTGTGGCGGAGGTGGAGACTGGACGAATAACCCCCCTGGGCCAGGTCCCCCGGGACTGGCGGCAGCGCTGTCTGAGGGCACTACAGGAGGGCCTGGAGCAGACCCACTTTGGGTCACCTCTGCTGCCTGCGCCAGGGGCCCTACCAGGGTGGCTGGAGGCTCTGCGAGTGGCCCTGCCAGTTGAGTTGGCCACAGCTGAGGCACTAGTAGCGCCTTGCTGCCCGCCGCAGTACAATGTGGTCCAGCTATGGGCCCACACACTGCATAGCGGTCTGCGCCGCAGCCTGCAGCACCTCCTTGCAGGGCCTGAGCTGGAAGCTGCGGATGCCTTCGCCTTGCTGCACTGGGCACTGCATGTATACCTGGG GCAGGAAATGATGGGGAGCCTGGAGTTGGGGCCTGAGGCTGATGTGTCGCAGCTGGAGCCCCTCCTGACCTTGGAGAACATTGAGCAGCTGGAGGCAACATTTGTGGCCAACGTCCAG GCAAGCGTGTCCCAGTGGCTGCAGAATGCACTGGATGGGGAGGTAGCTGAGTGGGGCCGGGAGCAGGGGCCCAACACGGACCCGTCTGGCTCCTATTACTCACCAATGCCAGCCATCGTGCTGCAG ATCCTGGAAGAGAACATTCGTGTGGCCAGCCTGGTCAGTGAGTCACTACAACAGCGAGTGCATGGCATGGCACTGTCAGAACTGGGCATATTCCTGAGGAG CTTCAGTGACGCTCTGATCCGATTCTCCCGAGACCACCTCAGGGGGAAAGCAATGGTCCCTCATTACGTGCCCTACCTACTGGCCGCCCTCAACCACCAGTCAGCACTCAG CTGGACGGGGCGCCTTCAGGGGCCTTGGCTCCGGTGGAAGCTGCGCTGGACAAGTTACAGAGGAGGATCTGCCGCCTGGTGTTGGAGGCGCTGCAGGTGGAGCTCCAG GTCTGGATCATTTCCCCAGCCCCTGTTCGCGAACCTGCCCTCGCGCCAGTGGCTGTCGAGCCCTGAGCTGCTGGAAAGTGTGTGCGAACGGACGGGGCGTTTCTGCCGGGACTTCGGGCGCGTGCGGAACCCCACGGTTCAG CTGCTACTGGCTGAGGCCGAGCGCGCAGTGGTGCTCCAGTACCTGCGCGCGCTGATGCAAGGCCGCCTGGTGTGCCGCGGAGCGGACGAGAGGACCCAGGCGGCCGAGCGCCTGCGGCACGATGCCGCCCAGCTTCAGCAGCTTTTCCTCGGTTTG GGCCTGGAGGAGAACGCGCACTGCGCGCCGGTGCTGCTCGCCCTGAGAGAGCTGCTAAACCTCCGCGACCCCGCGCTGCTGGGCCTGGAGGTGGCTGGCCTGCAGCAACAGTTTCCCGACGTGAG CGAGGACCACGTCTCCGCCCTCTTGGGCCTGCGCGGTGACTTGTCCCGGGAGCAGCAACTGGCCGCTCTCAGCTCGCTTCAGGCTGCGCTGCCGCCCTCGCCCCGCGCTAGCCGCCGCGCCCTCTTCAGCCTCGTGCCCGCCCCAGCGCCCTCGCCGGCCTCCTGCCTGCCCTCGGGGTCCTGCGCCCGTGCCCGGCTGCTCTCAGAATAA
- the EXOC3L1 gene encoding exocyst complex component 3-like protein isoform X6 produces the protein MDSAAKDEMQPELSPGSSCPGPEWPEQERAEQLARGAALKWASGIFYRPEQLARLGQYRSREVQRTCSLEARLKSVVQSYLEGVQTGVWQLAQAIEAVQGTREALSQARGLLQGMSQALRTLQPLRERVAQYKQLQAMSHLLPRLRAVPAAVAHTQTLIDAQQFLEAYMSLRELEQLREDTWAPLGGLELPVFQGLDLLFEALGQAVEAAAGAAGKLAREDPALLVAAVRVAEVETGRITPLGQVPRDWRQRCLRALQEGLEQTHFGSPLLPAPGALPGWLEALRVALPVELATAEALVAPCCPPQYNVVQLWAHTLHSGLRRSLQHLLAGPELEAADAFALLHWALHVYLGQEMMGSLELGPEADVSQLEPLLTLENIEQLEATFVANVQASVSQWLQNALDGEVAEWGREQGPNTDPSGSYYSPMPAIVLQILEENIRVASLVSESLQQRVHGMALSELGIFLRSFSDALIRFSRDHLRGKAMVPHYVPYLLAALNHQSALSSSVSVLQLDGAPSGALAPVEAALDKLQRRICRLVLEALQVELQPLFANLPSRQWLSSPELLESVCERTGRFCRDFGRVRNPTVQLLLAEAERAVVLQYLRALMQGRLVCRGADERTQAAERLRHDAAQLQQLFLGLRGPRLRPLGPAR, from the exons ATGGACTCAGCAGCCAAGGATGAGATGCAGCCGGAGTTGTCCCCTG GCTCTTCCTGCCCAGGGCCTGAGTGGCCGGAGCAGGAGCGGGCAGAGCAGCTGGCCCGGGGTGCAGCGCTTAAGTGGGCCTCGGGCATCTTCTACCGGCCGGAGCAGCTGGCCAGGCTAGGCCAGTACCGCAGCCGCGAGGTGCAGCGTACCTGCTCCCTGGAAGCACGCCTCAAG TCAGTGGTGCAGTCATACCTGGAAGGCGTGCAGACTGGTGTGTGGCAGCTGGCCCAGGCCATTGAGGCGGTGCAGGGAACCCGGGAGGCCCTGAGCCAGGCCCGTGGGTTGCTCCAGGGCATGTCCCAGGCCTTACGGACTCTGCAGCCCCTACGGGAGCGGGTTGCCCAGTACAAGCAACTGCAGGCCATGTCTCACTTGCTGCCTCGGCTGCGGGCAG TGCCAGCTGCAGTGGCCCACACACAGACCCTGATTGATGCCCAACAGTTCTTGGAGGCATATATGAGCCTTCGGGAGCTGGAGCAGCTGCGAGAGGATACGTGGGCACCCCTGGGGGGCCTGGAGTTGCCAGTCTTCCAGGGGCTGGACCTTCTGTTCGAGGCACTGGGCCAGGCTGTGGAAGCAGCTGCAGGGGCCGCGGGGAAGCTGGCACGGGAGGACCCAGCCCTGCTGGTGGCTGCTGTGCGTGTGGCGGAGGTGGAGACTGGACGAATAACCCCCCTGGGCCAGGTCCCCCGGGACTGGCGGCAGCGCTGTCTGAGGGCACTACAGGAGGGCCTGGAGCAGACCCACTTTGGGTCACCTCTGCTGCCTGCGCCAGGGGCCCTACCAGGGTGGCTGGAGGCTCTGCGAGTGGCCCTGCCAGTTGAGTTGGCCACAGCTGAGGCACTAGTAGCGCCTTGCTGCCCGCCGCAGTACAATGTGGTCCAGCTATGGGCCCACACACTGCATAGCGGTCTGCGCCGCAGCCTGCAGCACCTCCTTGCAGGGCCTGAGCTGGAAGCTGCGGATGCCTTCGCCTTGCTGCACTGGGCACTGCATGTATACCTGGG GCAGGAAATGATGGGGAGCCTGGAGTTGGGGCCTGAGGCTGATGTGTCGCAGCTGGAGCCCCTCCTGACCTTGGAGAACATTGAGCAGCTGGAGGCAACATTTGTGGCCAACGTCCAG GCAAGCGTGTCCCAGTGGCTGCAGAATGCACTGGATGGGGAGGTAGCTGAGTGGGGCCGGGAGCAGGGGCCCAACACGGACCCGTCTGGCTCCTATTACTCACCAATGCCAGCCATCGTGCTGCAG ATCCTGGAAGAGAACATTCGTGTGGCCAGCCTGGTCAGTGAGTCACTACAACAGCGAGTGCATGGCATGGCACTGTCAGAACTGGGCATATTCCTGAGGAG CTTCAGTGACGCTCTGATCCGATTCTCCCGAGACCACCTCAGGGGGAAAGCAATGGTCCCTCATTACGTGCCCTACCTACTGGCCGCCCTCAACCACCAGTCAGCACTCAG CTCCTCAGTGTCTGTCCTGCAGCTGGACGGGGCGCCTTCAGGGGCCTTGGCTCCGGTGGAAGCTGCGCTGGACAAGTTACAGAGGAGGATCTGCCGCCTGGTGTTGGAGGCGCTGCAGGTGGAGCTCCAG CCCCTGTTCGCGAACCTGCCCTCGCGCCAGTGGCTGTCGAGCCCTGAGCTGCTGGAAAGTGTGTGCGAACGGACGGGGCGTTTCTGCCGGGACTTCGGGCGCGTGCGGAACCCCACGGTTCAG CTGCTACTGGCTGAGGCCGAGCGCGCAGTGGTGCTCCAGTACCTGCGCGCGCTGATGCAAGGCCGCCTGGTGTGCCGCGGAGCGGACGAGAGGACCCAGGCGGCCGAGCGCCTGCGGCACGATGCCGCCCAGCTTCAGCAGCTTTTCCTCGGTTTG CGAGGACCACGTCTCCGCCCTCTTGGGCCTGCGCGGTGA